The Sulfolobus islandicus Y.N.15.51 sequence TCAGATCTAATAACTTAGTGATTTCAAGTAAATTCTCCTCATTCTCATTTTGAAGTAAGGATTTGAATTGTTTAGCTTCAATGTGTGCATATTTTCTAATAAGCCTAAGATCATTTAATATTGCTAGAGAAAGTAATGTTGTGTAAAAAACGAGTACCGGTTCATTATAGGAGACGTAATGTGGAAGTTCCTCACCAGATTTAACTTTTTGTATCCTATCTTTAGCCTGGTCTATGAGTGTAGTGCTATTTAATAGTAAATCCGATAATGTAATTCCCCCTCCATATTTCTTAAGTTCGTCTTCAAGACTTTTAATAAAAGGATACTTCTTAACGTCTAATACCATTTCCTTACTTATAGTATGTTTAGTTATGTTTAATAAAGACTTGCTCTTAACACAAAATATAATGAAAGTACTTGTTACATCTGCATGGCCATATGTAAATTCAGTACCACATTTAGGGAACTTAATAGGTTCAATACTATCAGCAGACGTCTTTGCCAGATATGCAAGGCTAAAATATGGTAAAGAAAACGTGCTATTTGTAAGTGGAAGCGATGAGCATGGAACTCCAATAGAGATTGAAGCTATAAAGAGAAAGGTAAATCCAAAGGAGCTTACTGATCAGGCCCATGAATACGATAAGCATCTCTTTCTTAACGTCTGGAAGATAAGTTTTGATAACTACACCAGAACTGAGAGTGAGACACATAAGAAGTTCGTAAGAGAATTTTTACTAAAACTTACTAAATATGTCAAAGTATCTGAAGATGAGATACCATTTTGTGAATATGACAAATTATATCTACCTGATAGGTTTGTTAAAGGAACGTGTCCTTACTGTGGTTTTGAGGACGCTAGAGGCGATCAGTGTGACAATTGCGGTAAATTACTAACTCCAAGTTTACTTGTAAATCCAAAATGTAGCATCTGTGGAAAAGCACCCATATTTAAGAAGAGTAAACACTGGTTCTTTGATTTATCAGAATTTAATGAAAAGATAAGAAGTTGGATTAGTAGCTCTAATGAAATGCCAGATAATGTTAAGTCGGTTGCGTTAGGATGGGTTAGCGAAGGATTGAAGCCTAGAAGTATCACAAGGGATAATAAATGGGGTATACCAGCACCCTTTATAGGAGCTGAGGATAAATCAATTTATGTATGGTTTGAGGCTCTTTTGGGCTATATATCAGCTGTAATTGAATATTTTGAAAAGAAGGGTGAAGTAGAAAAGTGGAAAGAGTACTGGTTTAGCAACGATATAAAAAGTTATTATTTCATAGGAAAAGATAATATCCCATTCCACGTTGTAATCCTTCCAGCTATGCTCATGGCTTCGGGTGAAGAATATCACTTGCCAGATGTGATAGCAGCTACGGAATATTTGTTATATGAGGGGCAAAAATTCAGTAAAAGTAGAAAAATAGGAGTATGGATTGACGAAGCACCAGAGCTAATGGACGTTGAATACTGGAGATTTGTCCTAATTAGATTAAGGCCGGAAGAGAAAGATACTAACTTCACCTGGAGAGAAACTGTTAGAATAGTAAATACCGAACTTAATGATGATATTGGAAATTACGTAAACAGAATACTTAGTATGTTAAATAGGTATTATAACGGGATTGTACCAGAGTTTAGGAGTGACGCTCTTGATGATAATGATAAGAAAATCATCAGCCTAATTAACGAGATTCCAAAAATTGTCGGAGATCTATTTGAGAAAGGTAAATTAAAGGCTGGAACTGAGGAAATGTTGAGATTCGTTAGGGAATGTAACGCGTACTTAAATTTGAAGGCTCCCTGGGATCTATATAAGGCGGGAAAAGAGGTAGAATTGAACAACACTCTTTACATAGGTGTTAATTCAGTGAAAACGATAGCGATTTTATTATATCCGCTAATGCCCTCACATGCTCAAGAAATATATGATAT is a genomic window containing:
- the metG gene encoding methionine--tRNA ligase produces the protein MFNKDLLLTQNIMKVLVTSAWPYVNSVPHLGNLIGSILSADVFARYARLKYGKENVLFVSGSDEHGTPIEIEAIKRKVNPKELTDQAHEYDKHLFLNVWKISFDNYTRTESETHKKFVREFLLKLTKYVKVSEDEIPFCEYDKLYLPDRFVKGTCPYCGFEDARGDQCDNCGKLLTPSLLVNPKCSICGKAPIFKKSKHWFFDLSEFNEKIRSWISSSNEMPDNVKSVALGWVSEGLKPRSITRDNKWGIPAPFIGAEDKSIYVWFEALLGYISAVIEYFEKKGEVEKWKEYWFSNDIKSYYFIGKDNIPFHVVILPAMLMASGEEYHLPDVIAATEYLLYEGQKFSKSRKIGVWIDEAPELMDVEYWRFVLIRLRPEEKDTNFTWRETVRIVNTELNDDIGNYVNRILSMLNRYYNGIVPEFRSDALDDNDKKIISLINEIPKIVGDLFEKGKLKAGTEEMLRFVRECNAYLNLKAPWDLYKAGKEVELNNTLYIGVNSVKTIAILLYPLMPSHAQEIYDMLNMGNIENEKWDIASKLSINYGHKIGKVKVLFKKLEPEFESKIKDKLEKIRKDIEKMRPTLLK